One Streptomyces sp. V4I8 genomic window carries:
- a CDS encoding MFS transporter, translated as MPSGLIALALGGFGIGLTEFLIAGLLPQVASSFAVSEAAAGRLISGYALSVAIGAIALTAATARLPRKQVLVGLVALFVIGNLLSAIAPSYPVMMLGRIVAALCHGSFFGIGSLVARDLVAPERKSRAVAVMFAGLTLANVLGVPFGALVGERWGWRAAFWAVTGIGVLALAGIVALVPHRTGRVPPPTALDGGFGSGPLPAVGLRAQLRAFRSWQVWLTLTATALGYGGMFGAFSYLAYTFTEVGGFSSADVAWLLMVYGVGLVVGNLVGGRAADHDRDRTLLLSLLGLTLTLAVFGLLAESAVASVILVFLMGVTGFAGVPGMITRVTDYAHGAALAASANVSASNVGNALGAWLGGLALTAGLGYTAPLYVGAGIVLASLLVMSVAAHRARSTADPSTTALPGHGR; from the coding sequence ATGCCGAGCGGACTCATCGCCCTGGCACTCGGCGGCTTCGGCATCGGGCTGACCGAGTTCCTGATCGCCGGGCTGCTGCCGCAGGTGGCGTCGAGTTTCGCGGTGTCCGAGGCGGCCGCCGGCCGGCTGATCTCCGGGTACGCGCTGAGTGTCGCGATCGGCGCGATCGCGCTGACCGCGGCGACGGCACGCCTGCCCAGAAAGCAGGTCCTGGTGGGGCTGGTGGCGTTGTTCGTCATCGGCAACCTGTTGTCCGCGATCGCGCCGAGCTATCCGGTGATGATGCTCGGGCGGATCGTCGCGGCGCTGTGCCATGGCTCGTTCTTCGGGATCGGCTCGCTGGTCGCGCGCGACCTGGTCGCGCCGGAGAGGAAGTCCCGCGCGGTGGCCGTGATGTTCGCCGGGCTGACCCTGGCGAACGTGCTGGGCGTGCCGTTCGGTGCGCTGGTCGGGGAGCGCTGGGGCTGGCGGGCGGCCTTCTGGGCGGTCACCGGGATCGGCGTGCTGGCGCTGGCGGGAATCGTCGCGCTCGTCCCCCACCGGACGGGCCGGGTGCCGCCGCCCACAGCCCTGGACGGCGGCTTCGGCTCCGGCCCGCTCCCGGCCGTCGGCCTGCGGGCCCAGCTCCGTGCGTTCCGGTCCTGGCAGGTCTGGCTGACCCTGACGGCCACCGCGCTCGGCTACGGCGGCATGTTCGGCGCCTTCAGCTACCTCGCCTACACCTTCACCGAGGTCGGCGGCTTCTCCTCGGCGGATGTCGCCTGGCTGCTGATGGTCTACGGCGTCGGCCTGGTCGTCGGGAACCTGGTCGGCGGGCGAGCGGCCGACCACGACCGTGACCGCACCCTGCTCCTCTCCCTGCTCGGACTCACCCTCACCCTGGCCGTGTTCGGCCTCCTGGCGGAGAGCGCCGTCGCGTCGGTGATCCTCGTGTTCCTGATGGGGGTGACCGGGTTCGCGGGCGTGCCCGGCATGATCACCCGCGTCACCGATTACGCCCACGGGGCGGCACTGGCCGCGAGCGCCAACGTGTCCGCGTCGAACGTCGGCAACGCCCTCGGCGCCTGGCTGGGCGGCCTGGCCCTCACCGCGGGCCTCGGCTACACCGCACCCCTGTACGTCGGCGCCGGGATCGTCCTGGCCTCGCTCCTCGTCATGTCCGTCGCCGCACACCGAGCCAGGTCCACCGCTGACCCGTCCACGACTGCCTTGCCCGGTCATGGCCGATGA
- a CDS encoding DUF899 domain-containing protein, which yields MTSMANLPEVVSREEWLAARKELLAREKELTHARDRVNAARRRLPMVRVDKPYTFEGPDGPVGLLDLFEGRPQLVMHHFMWTYDIDADGTEHPRDTGCSSCSSAADQIPARLRQLHVRNTSLVAVSRAPYEKLAAYRARMGWTFPWYSSAGSDFNYDFHATVDDRVAPVQVNLRSEAELAEAGTTWSEEWRGDYPGISAFLRVGDEVFHTYATFGRGIEEFHNGYPYLDLTALGRQEVWEEPEDRAQPLGLQVGGPGMRLPDEYDA from the coding sequence ATGACTTCGATGGCGAACCTGCCGGAGGTCGTGTCGCGCGAGGAGTGGCTCGCCGCCCGTAAGGAGCTGCTGGCCAGGGAGAAGGAGCTCACGCACGCGCGTGACCGGGTCAACGCCGCGCGGCGGCGGCTGCCGATGGTCCGCGTCGACAAGCCGTACACCTTCGAGGGCCCGGACGGGCCGGTCGGCCTGCTCGATCTGTTCGAGGGGCGGCCCCAGCTGGTCATGCACCACTTCATGTGGACCTACGACATCGACGCCGACGGCACCGAGCACCCCCGCGACACGGGGTGCAGCAGTTGCTCCTCCGCGGCCGACCAGATCCCCGCCCGGCTGCGGCAGCTGCACGTCCGCAACACGTCGCTGGTCGCGGTGAGCCGGGCGCCGTACGAGAAGCTCGCCGCGTACCGGGCGCGCATGGGCTGGACCTTCCCCTGGTACTCCTCGGCCGGCAGCGACTTCAACTACGACTTCCACGCCACCGTCGACGACCGGGTCGCGCCGGTGCAGGTCAACCTCCGTTCCGAGGCCGAACTCGCCGAGGCCGGCACGACGTGGTCGGAGGAATGGCGGGGCGACTATCCGGGCATCAGCGCGTTCCTGCGGGTCGGGGACGAGGTCTTCCACACGTACGCCACGTTCGGCCGCGGGATCGAGGAGTTCCACAACGGCTACCCGTACCTCGACCTCACCGCCCTGGGCCGCCAGGAGGTGTGGGAGGAGCCGGAGGACCGCGCGCAACCCCTCGGGCTGCAGGTCGGCGGGCCCGGTATGCGGCTGCCCGACGAGTACGACGCCTGA
- a CDS encoding MFS transporter, which translates to MEGDRRGWRACVLSGAVFAVCMAGTTLPTPLYGHYQQKFGFSELMVTVVYAVYAFGVIGVLLLAGNASDTVGRRPVILWGLGFAAASAVCFLGATGPGWLFVGRLLSGLSAGLLTGAATAYVMELAPPGGAARATLVATAANMGGLGCGPLLAGVLAQYAPWPLYLPFLVHLALVACAALVLTWLPETVRERRSLRTVRPQRPGLPPQVRSVFGPAATASFVGFALFGVFTSVSPAFLAESLNERNHAVSGLVVALAFFASTTGQLAVDRVGVGRSLPLGCAGLLAGLALLAGALWADLLALVVLSAVVGGVGQGLSFRGALSSVAAASPAEQRAAVISTLFVVAYTGISVPVIGVGVLAEPMGLEGAGLVFIACMTVLVSTAAAYLLRRPVPART; encoded by the coding sequence ATGGAAGGTGATCGCCGAGGGTGGCGTGCTTGTGTGCTCAGCGGGGCGGTGTTCGCCGTGTGCATGGCCGGCACCACGCTCCCGACTCCCCTCTACGGCCATTACCAGCAGAAGTTCGGCTTCTCGGAGCTGATGGTCACGGTCGTGTACGCCGTGTACGCCTTCGGGGTCATCGGGGTGCTGCTGCTCGCGGGCAACGCCTCGGACACGGTGGGCAGACGCCCGGTGATTCTGTGGGGCCTGGGCTTCGCGGCCGCGAGTGCCGTCTGCTTCCTGGGCGCGACGGGGCCGGGCTGGCTGTTCGTGGGGCGGCTGCTGTCGGGACTGTCCGCCGGTCTGCTCACCGGGGCCGCCACGGCGTACGTGATGGAGCTGGCGCCGCCCGGTGGCGCCGCGCGGGCCACCCTGGTGGCGACCGCCGCCAACATGGGCGGGCTGGGCTGCGGCCCGCTGCTGGCCGGAGTGCTGGCGCAGTACGCCCCCTGGCCGCTGTACCTGCCGTTCCTCGTGCACCTCGCCCTGGTGGCGTGCGCGGCCCTCGTCCTGACGTGGCTTCCGGAGACCGTACGGGAGCGGAGGTCCCTGCGCACCGTACGGCCGCAACGGCCCGGCCTGCCCCCGCAGGTGCGGTCGGTGTTCGGGCCGGCGGCGACCGCCTCGTTCGTGGGTTTCGCCCTGTTCGGGGTGTTCACCTCGGTCAGCCCGGCGTTCCTCGCCGAGTCCCTGAACGAACGCAACCACGCCGTCAGCGGGCTGGTGGTGGCACTGGCGTTCTTCGCCTCCACCACCGGGCAACTGGCCGTCGACCGGGTCGGGGTCGGGCGCTCGCTCCCGCTGGGCTGCGCCGGGCTCCTCGCCGGGCTGGCGCTGCTCGCCGGCGCCCTGTGGGCGGACCTGCTGGCGCTGGTCGTGCTGAGCGCCGTCGTCGGCGGGGTCGGACAGGGGCTGTCCTTCCGTGGGGCGCTGTCCTCGGTCGCCGCGGCGTCTCCGGCGGAGCAGCGCGCGGCAGTGATCTCGACCCTGTTCGTGGTGGCCTACACGGGCATCTCGGTGCCGGTGATCGGGGTGGGGGTGCTGGCGGAGCCGATGGGTCTGGAGGGCGCGGGGCTGGTGTTCATCGCCTGCATGACCGTCCTGGTCTCGACCGCGGCCGCCTATCTGCTGCGGCGGCCGGTGCCGGCGAGGACGTGA
- a CDS encoding arginase family protein, whose product MRELAIIEAPSVLGLRPSGVQDLPTALLDAGLLDGLAAVRSGRVEPPDYDPTRDADTGVLNPHAIADYSARLADTVGDVLDTGRFPVVLGGDCSILLGNLLALRRRGHRPGLLFLDGHTDFYQPSAEPYGEVASMDLALATGRGPRLLTDLEGRGPLLRDEDVVAFGFRDTEESAQAGMQPLPPELHAMDLDGVRASGAAAAARLAVDRLGGGAGFWVHLDVDVLDDAIMPAVDYRLPGGLSWEELETVLLTALGDPGDPGDPGGAGAVGLDVTIFNPRLDPDGTIARRLAECLRRGLSARAGHVQSQSP is encoded by the coding sequence ATGCGGGAACTCGCGATCATCGAGGCACCGTCCGTGCTCGGCCTGCGGCCCTCCGGGGTCCAGGACCTGCCTACGGCCCTGCTCGACGCCGGTCTGCTGGACGGCCTCGCCGCGGTGCGGAGCGGCCGTGTCGAACCGCCGGACTACGACCCGACGCGGGACGCCGACACCGGGGTTCTCAACCCCCACGCCATCGCCGACTACTCCGCCCGACTGGCCGACACCGTCGGCGACGTCCTCGACACGGGCCGTTTCCCGGTCGTCCTCGGCGGGGACTGCAGCATCCTGCTCGGCAACCTCCTCGCCCTGCGCCGCCGCGGACACCGTCCCGGCCTGCTGTTCCTGGACGGTCACACCGACTTCTACCAGCCCTCGGCGGAGCCGTACGGCGAGGTGGCCTCGATGGACCTCGCCCTCGCCACGGGACGCGGCCCCCGGCTGCTCACCGACCTTGAGGGCCGGGGGCCCCTGCTGCGGGACGAGGACGTCGTGGCCTTCGGATTCCGCGATACCGAGGAGTCCGCCCAGGCCGGTATGCAGCCGCTTCCGCCCGAACTGCACGCCATGGACCTCGACGGCGTACGCGCTTCCGGTGCCGCCGCGGCGGCCCGCCTGGCGGTCGACCGCCTGGGTGGCGGCGCCGGGTTCTGGGTCCACCTGGACGTCGACGTCCTGGACGACGCGATCATGCCCGCCGTCGACTACCGCCTCCCCGGGGGGCTGAGCTGGGAAGAGCTGGAGACCGTGCTGCTCACTGCACTGGGCGACCCGGGCGACCCGGGCGACCCGGGCGGCGCGGGAGCCGTGGGACTGGACGTCACGATCTTCAACCCTCGCCTGGACCCCGACGGAACGATCGCCCGCCGACTCGCCGAGTGCCTGCGCCGAGGGCTGTCGGCGCGGGCCGGTCATGTGCAGTCGCAGTCGCCGTAG
- a CDS encoding MHYT domain-containing protein, translating into MQGTVDGFRYGAVTPLAAYLMACLGGALGLRCIVRSLLNGQSWRPGWLALGAASIGCGIWTMHFIAMIGFQVEEARIRYDAGLTVLSLAVAIVVVGIGVFIVGCLGAGKGALTGAGVITGLGVAAMHYLGMAALRLDGSIRYDVLTVGLSVVIAIVAATAALWAAVTVRGFLTSLGASMVMGIAVSGMHYTGMAAVSVHLHGATGSSWAGDSPSSLLLPMLLGPIVFLVLAGVVVMFDPLLVLGEGERGRSATTRRPRPTTGASGQQPGRDPDFRSAVGTPQPNRDAYAPKW; encoded by the coding sequence ATGCAAGGCACGGTGGACGGGTTCCGCTATGGTGCGGTGACCCCGCTGGCGGCCTATCTGATGGCCTGCCTGGGAGGGGCGTTAGGACTGCGGTGCATCGTCCGGTCCCTGCTCAACGGACAGTCATGGCGGCCCGGTTGGCTGGCGCTCGGCGCCGCGTCGATCGGCTGCGGCATCTGGACGATGCACTTCATCGCCATGATCGGCTTTCAGGTCGAGGAGGCCCGGATCCGTTACGACGCGGGGCTCACCGTCCTCAGTCTCGCCGTGGCGATCGTCGTGGTCGGGATCGGCGTGTTCATCGTGGGCTGTCTGGGGGCGGGCAAGGGGGCGCTGACCGGAGCGGGCGTGATCACCGGGCTCGGGGTGGCGGCGATGCACTATCTGGGCATGGCCGCGTTACGCCTCGACGGCAGCATCCGGTACGACGTACTCACCGTGGGCCTCTCCGTCGTGATCGCGATCGTCGCCGCGACCGCCGCGCTGTGGGCCGCCGTCACCGTCCGCGGCTTCCTGACCAGCCTCGGCGCCAGCATGGTCATGGGCATCGCCGTGTCCGGGATGCACTACACGGGCATGGCCGCCGTCAGTGTGCACCTGCACGGCGCGACCGGCTCGTCATGGGCGGGCGACTCGCCCTCCTCGCTCCTGCTTCCCATGCTTCTGGGCCCGATCGTCTTCCTCGTGCTGGCCGGGGTGGTGGTGATGTTCGACCCGCTTCTGGTCCTCGGCGAGGGCGAGCGGGGCCGCTCGGCCACGACTCGGCGGCCCCGGCCGACCACCGGCGCCTCCGGGCAACAGCCCGGCCGTGACCCCGACTTCAGGTCCGCCGTCGGCACACCGCAGCCCAACCGGGACGCGTACGCCCCCAAGTGGTGA
- a CDS encoding metallophosphoesterase — MSDSSRDTAEGAGWGAAELGTYKRLMPHKVEKISWLDPRMLWAARNGVLASWFGDPTGRTRSRWVAQRTAAGAPADKVIRRDDPDRFSFLVIGDTGEGDDPQYAVVPGFLKAGQDSRFAVIASDVIYPVGSADDYGTKFFQPYQDYQAPIYAIPGNHDWYEDLGAFMRVFCDDAPPLTPEPAPRPLSRAWLRSLLWHRPRRGDGQRLAEHAKLRSAAVQQAVQPGPYWAIDAGPVRIVGVDTGLLGTIDAEQGAWLREVSKDPRPKILITGSPLYVDGEHHPCAIEGGGTVDEIVRDPAHRYVAAIGGDIHNYQRYPVQVDGRTIQYVVAGGGGAFMHATHTIPRVDIANVTEKDFRCYPLRGDSLAFYSTLYGRRLRLRRFFTLTEAEASAVVAERLGIPLTRAQQTTARLTWRIRLVAGLLGAGRRPDRTARFRLPVRKIYTQLFSPSSATYSPPFFKCFLRLDVTPEAVRLRCYAATGSRTQEVDPPVEDEVTIPLN; from the coding sequence GTGTCTGACTCCTCACGCGATACCGCCGAAGGCGCCGGCTGGGGCGCCGCCGAACTCGGCACGTACAAGCGGCTGATGCCGCACAAGGTCGAGAAGATCTCCTGGCTCGACCCCAGGATGCTGTGGGCCGCCCGCAACGGCGTACTGGCGTCCTGGTTCGGAGACCCCACGGGCCGTACCCGCAGCCGTTGGGTGGCGCAGCGGACGGCCGCCGGCGCGCCCGCCGACAAGGTGATCCGGCGCGACGACCCGGACCGGTTCTCCTTCCTCGTCATCGGCGACACCGGCGAGGGCGACGATCCGCAATACGCCGTCGTGCCAGGCTTTCTGAAGGCGGGTCAGGACTCGAGGTTCGCGGTCATCGCGAGCGACGTGATCTATCCGGTCGGCAGTGCCGACGACTACGGCACCAAGTTCTTCCAGCCGTACCAGGACTACCAGGCCCCGATCTACGCGATACCGGGCAACCACGACTGGTACGAGGACCTCGGCGCGTTCATGCGCGTCTTCTGCGACGACGCCCCGCCCCTCACGCCCGAGCCCGCGCCGCGTCCGCTCAGCCGGGCCTGGCTGCGGTCGCTGCTGTGGCACCGCCCGCGCCGGGGTGACGGCCAACGGCTGGCAGAGCACGCCAAGTTGAGGTCGGCGGCCGTCCAGCAGGCCGTCCAGCCGGGGCCGTACTGGGCGATCGACGCCGGGCCGGTGCGGATCGTCGGCGTCGACACCGGGCTGCTCGGGACCATCGACGCCGAGCAGGGCGCCTGGCTGCGTGAGGTGTCGAAGGATCCCCGCCCGAAGATCCTCATCACGGGCTCGCCCCTGTACGTGGACGGCGAACACCACCCCTGTGCGATCGAGGGCGGCGGAACCGTCGACGAGATCGTCCGCGACCCGGCACACCGCTATGTCGCGGCGATCGGCGGTGACATCCACAACTACCAGCGCTACCCGGTCCAGGTCGACGGCCGCACGATCCAGTACGTGGTCGCGGGCGGCGGCGGCGCGTTCATGCACGCCACGCACACCATCCCCCGGGTCGACATCGCGAACGTCACCGAGAAGGACTTCCGCTGCTATCCGCTGCGCGGTGACTCCCTGGCCTTCTACAGCACGCTGTACGGCCGCCGCCTGCGCCTGCGCCGCTTCTTCACCCTCACCGAGGCCGAGGCGTCGGCCGTCGTCGCCGAACGGCTCGGCATCCCGCTGACCCGGGCCCAGCAGACCACGGCCCGCCTCACCTGGCGCATCCGCCTGGTCGCCGGCCTGCTCGGTGCCGGCCGCCGACCCGACCGCACCGCACGGTTCCGCCTCCCGGTGCGCAAGATCTACACGCAGCTGTTCTCACCGAGCTCGGCGACCTACAGCCCGCCCTTCTTCAAGTGTTTCCTGCGCCTCGACGTCACCCCGGAAGCCGTTCGCCTGCGCTGCTACGCCGCGACCGGCAGCCGCACCCAGGAGGTCGACCCGCCGGTCGAGGACGAGGTCACGATCCCCTTGAACTGA
- a CDS encoding LLM class flavin-dependent oxidoreductase, whose amino-acid sequence MPPTSRPLRKLGFLTIGLFDEADPRRGHESTLEIIELGERLGFDSAWLRHRHLQYGISSPVAVLAAASQRTSRIELGTAVIPLGWENPLRLAEDLATVDLLSGGRLNPGVSVGPPMHYDRVREALYPDTADAEDFGYERVRRLLDLVRGKPATDFSGVEGFEVFSDRVQPHSPGLGSRMWYGGGSLSSARWAGEHGMNFLTSSVVKAEGPEDAASTDFAEIQLSHIRAFRSHHPDGENARVSQGLVVIPTDSATPGQRARYEEYVAKRTPRTAAPQGPARLLFAPDLVGTSAEIAERLHAHAAFREVDEVAFALPFTFEHEDYAQILTDIATGLGPALGWRPGR is encoded by the coding sequence ATGCCGCCGACCTCACGCCCGCTGCGCAAACTGGGCTTCCTCACCATCGGACTCTTCGACGAGGCGGATCCACGCCGGGGCCACGAGTCCACGCTGGAGATCATCGAGCTCGGCGAACGGCTCGGCTTCGACAGCGCGTGGCTGCGCCACCGTCATCTGCAGTACGGCATCTCCTCCCCCGTCGCCGTCCTGGCGGCGGCCTCGCAGCGCACCAGCCGCATCGAACTCGGCACCGCGGTCATCCCGCTCGGCTGGGAGAACCCGCTGCGGCTGGCCGAGGACCTGGCGACCGTCGACCTCCTGTCCGGCGGCCGCCTCAACCCGGGCGTCAGCGTGGGCCCGCCGATGCACTACGACCGGGTGCGGGAGGCGCTCTATCCCGACACGGCCGACGCCGAGGACTTCGGCTACGAGCGGGTGCGACGGCTGCTGGACCTCGTGCGGGGCAAGCCGGCCACGGACTTCAGCGGAGTCGAGGGATTCGAGGTGTTCTCCGACCGGGTGCAGCCGCACTCCCCCGGCCTCGGCAGCCGTATGTGGTACGGCGGCGGCAGCCTGAGTTCGGCGCGGTGGGCCGGTGAGCACGGGATGAACTTCCTGACCAGCAGCGTCGTCAAGGCCGAAGGCCCCGAGGACGCGGCATCGACGGACTTCGCGGAGATCCAGCTCTCGCACATACGAGCCTTCCGTTCGCACCACCCCGACGGCGAGAACGCCCGCGTCTCCCAGGGTCTCGTCGTCATCCCCACCGACTCCGCGACGCCGGGGCAGCGCGCGCGGTACGAGGAGTACGTGGCGAAGCGCACCCCGCGCACCGCGGCACCGCAGGGTCCGGCACGCCTGCTGTTCGCGCCGGATCTCGTCGGCACCTCGGCGGAGATCGCCGAACGCCTCCACGCCCACGCCGCGTTCCGCGAGGTGGACGAGGTGGCGTTCGCGCTGCCGTTCACCTTCGAGCACGAGGACTATGCGCAGATCCTCACGGACATCGCCACCGGGCTCGGTCCGGCGCTGGGTTGGCGGCCGGGACGATGA